A genome region from Triticum aestivum cultivar Chinese Spring chromosome 2B, IWGSC CS RefSeq v2.1, whole genome shotgun sequence includes the following:
- the LOC123042341 gene encoding uncharacterized protein, with protein MRNRTEDMAVRRDKYDYEYGRGVGMIDDNITEEYRLKKIAEEEAQKTKKASSKKSNVTGTRKEGSTSEASSQKPTMDRILSEMNELRKEMLRLPELCAQVTLEHVSLMSITELKN; from the exons ATGAGGAACCGGACGGAAGATATGGCTGTGAGAAGAGACAAATACGACTATGAATATGGTCGTGGTGTTGGGATG ATCGATGACAACATTACAGAGGAGTATAGGCTGAAAAAAATTGCGGAAGAAGAAGCTCAAAAAACCAAGAAAGCTAGTAGCAAAAAATCTAACGTTACTGGAACGAGGAAAGAGGGCAGTACCTCGGAGGCTTCGAGCCAGAAGCCTACTATGGACCGGATTTTGAGTGAGATGAATGAGCTTCGGAAGGAAATGCTTCGTTTGCCAGAGTTATGCGCACAGGTAACACTTGAGCACGTCTCTTTAATGTCCATCACTGAATTGAAGAACTAA
- the LOC123042342 gene encoding uncharacterized protein: MIDDLIEKIVKNKSTDDDFIRMTFLVLLGTIIAPVSHEYVPKKYYALVQNIKLIRKFNWNAFTSRFCLSEIGKLLQDGHVRQWPQGNLALLQYLYWEKVQPITGPKYDPLALLSPLMRNWTEDMAVRRDKYDYEYGRGVGMIDDNITEEYRLKKIAEEEAQKTKKASSKKSNVTGTRKEGSTSEASSQKPTMDRILSEMNELRKEMLRLPELCAQVTLEHVSLMSITELKN, encoded by the exons ATGATTGATGATCTCATAGAAAAGATTGTGAAGAATAAGAGCACTGATGATGACTTTATTCGGATGACATTTCTAGTTCTCTTAGGAACTATAATTGCACCAGTGTCTCATGAATACGTTCCGAAAAAATACTATGCCTTAGTGCAAAATATTAAGTTGATAAGGAAGTTCAACTGGAATGCATTCACTTCACGATTCTGTTTATCGGAGATTGGTAAGCTTCTGCAGGACGGCCATGTTAGGCAGTGGCCCCAGGGGAACCTCGCCCTTTTGCAA TACCTATACTGGGAGAAGGTGCAACCAATCACCGGTCCAAAATATGATCCGTTGGCATTGTTGAGCCCGCTGATGAGGAACTGGACGGAAGATATGGCTGTGAGAAGAGACAAATACGACTATGAATATGGTCGTGGTGTTGGGATG ATCGATGACAACATTACAGAGGAGTATAGGCTGAAAAAAATTGCGGAAGAAGAAGCTCAAAAAACCAAGAAAGCTAGTAGCAAAAAATCTAACGTTACTGGAACGAGGAAAGAGGGCAGTACCTCGGAGGCTTCGAGCCAGAAGCCTACTATGGACCGGATTTTGAGTGAGATGAATGAGCTTCGGAAGGAAATGCTTCGTTTGCCAGAGTTATGCGCACAGGTAACACTTGAGCACGTCTCTTTAATGTCCATCACTGAATTGAAGAACTAA